CGGCAAGAGCGACCTGACAGATGCCCTTCACGACGCCGCCGGTGACTGCGAAAAAGAACCCGGCAGAAAGACCACCATCCTCTTTGACTCCATGCAGGTCTACCGGGAGATACCGAACCTCACAAACCAGCACCGCCGAAGGCCTGCGGAACTCTCCGGCATCGTCTCCGTACTGGACGAGTGGTCGGTTGCAAGGCACAGAGCCGCCGCCGATTCCCTTTTCGCCGAGCACGAACACGAAAAAGCACAGATAATACTCGAGGCCGGCACGGGCCTGTACCTGAACGCCTTTCTTTTCGGGTTCCCGCTTGCGGAGCGGGTGCCGGAGTATATCCGCCGAGAGGCCGAGAGGCAGGTCTTTGAAGCGCAGAGACCGGCGGCCTTGAGCGGAGGCCGTCCCACCAATGCCCGGCGGGCGGTGAGGACGGAAGAGTTGAAGCTGGCCGGTCTGGAAGACGGCAGGGGCTCGGTCTGGGAGGGTGGGATGCGTGTCAGGGCTTCGGTCTTGTACCTGCGTCCCGATGACCGGAGTGCTCTTGACCGGAACATTGCCTCCCGCACGGGATCCATAGTCCAGAACGGCCTCGAAGAGGCGGCCCTGCTCTCGGGCTACCGGGAAGAAGCCGTCGGTAAATCAGTACTGGATGCCATCGGGGTGAGGGAGATGATCTCCGTCTTCGGGGGTGAGATCCCGGAACACGAGGCCGAGAAAAGGATATCCGCCCGGACCCGGAGGCTTGCGCGAAGGCAGATAACCTGGTTCGATAAACTTACCAGAGCCCTCAAGGACAGCCCGAACCTCCACTCCCTCTCGGTTGTTCATGACCCCGTAAACATAAAGCATAGTATTTCTAGGCTTGATGATATAATCCGTTGGTGGACGGAATAACGGGAAAGCGGGAAGACGGGGCTCTACCGGCTCTGGACGCTGGTTTACGGCGGGTGATACTGGTTGGTGCGGGTGAGGAGCGTTACACCGCCGAGCTTGGCCGTCTGGCGACTACGCTCGGGCTCGAGGTCGTGGGCGTGGTCGAGCAGAACCGCCGGGACAACACGGGCTACATCGGCCGGGGCAAGAGGCTCGAGCTCGCGGAGGAGATCCGGCGTGTCGAGGCCGGGATGGTGGTGACGGACGACGAGCTTACCGCTTCGCAGTCAAGGGTGCTCGAGGCAGACTGCGAAGCCCCAGTTATAGACCGTACCGAACTCATAATACGAATCTTTCACGAACACGCCCGGGACGCGCCGAGCAAGCTGCAGGTAGAGCTTGCGGAACTCTCATACCTTCTACCGAGGATCAGGGGTATGTGGCGTCACCTCGAGAGGCTTGGCGGCGGTTCGGCCGGTTCGGCCGGCTCTTCCGGGAGCAGCGCCGCCGGGGGTCGGGCCACAAGAGGACCGGGCGAGCAGCAGCTCGAGTACGACCGGCGTCAGATCCGGACCCGCATGGAGCGTCTGAAGAAGCGCCTTGATGATGAGAGCGCGTCAAGACGGACGAGAAGAGCGAGGCTGAAGTCAAGCGAGATACCGAAGGTTGCCCTTGTCGGATATACAAACGCGGGAAAGACAACGGTCCTGAACGCCCTGAGCGGCGCCGACCGCATCCCGAGGGACCGACTCTTCGAGACCCTTGAAACAACAACAAGAAAAGTAGAGGGCGAAGAAAGCGAGAACCCGTCAGGGAAAGCGGATCAAAGCCCCGGCCACAGCCTCAGCTACAG
This sequence is a window from Rubrobacter indicoceani. Protein-coding genes within it:
- the hflX gene encoding GTPase HflX, which codes for MDGITGKREDGALPALDAGLRRVILVGAGEERYTAELGRLATTLGLEVVGVVEQNRRDNTGYIGRGKRLELAEEIRRVEAGMVVTDDELTASQSRVLEADCEAPVIDRTELIIRIFHEHARDAPSKLQVELAELSYLLPRIRGMWRHLERLGGGSAGSAGSSGSSAAGGRATRGPGEQQLEYDRRQIRTRMERLKKRLDDESASRRTRRARLKSSEIPKVALVGYTNAGKTTVLNALSGADRIPRDRLFETLETTTRKVEGEESENPSGKADQSPGHSLSYSLSYSLSYSLSYSLSYSPGFTVTDTVGFIRKLPTQLVESFSSTLEAADDADILVICADASSPDLEEEIQTVKNTLSLSDLADGNGKLPGRDGRGDALKRSKSNNTQGTGGSKPVILLLNKGDLLTEDEISELGRSFPEGLVLDHGSGYGALKGRIFNCISEMRNRMRLLIPHGDYSEVTRLYGLATIHERVESEAGVILDVSLPEEVTKEYERYLFAYDGEPPENNSR